Proteins co-encoded in one Setaria viridis chromosome 9, Setaria_viridis_v4.0, whole genome shotgun sequence genomic window:
- the LOC117835029 gene encoding 1-aminocyclopropane-1-carboxylate synthase 1, giving the protein MKFSAPSLSLSSTTCSTALYKELRWDAPKPSAPSSSLLSSLSSQHIPSPSLTLVPSACVSAWRPQFQTYTEKRAAPKPSGRMVSMVADEKAQPQLLSKKAACNSHGQDSSYFLGWEEYEKNPYDPVANPGGIIQMGLAENQLSFDLIEEWLEANPDALGLRRGGASVFRELALFQDYHGMPAFKNALARFMSEQRGYRVAFDPSNIVLTAGATSANEALVFCLADHGDAFLIPTPYYPGFDRDLKWRTGAEIVPVHCTSANGFRVTRAALDDAYRRAQKRRLRVKGVLITNPSNPLGTTSPRADLELLVDFVAAKGIHLVSDEIYSGTAFAEPGFVSVLEVVAARADAADGLSERVHVVYSLSKDLGLPGFRVGAIYSSNAAVVSAATKMSSFGLVSSQTQHLLASLLGDRDFTRRYIAENTRRIKERRDQLAEGLRAIGIECLESNAGLFCWVRMGSLMRAQSFEGEMELWKKVVFEVGLNISPGSSCHCREPGWFRVCFANMSAKTLDVALQRLADFAEANGSKGGAPTRRVLAGGPARTMSCPVVRFSWANRLTPGSADRKAER; this is encoded by the exons ATGAAATTCAGCGCTCCATCTTTGTCCCTGTCTTCCACCACCTGCAGCACTGCGCTATATAAAGAGCTCCGTTGGGACGCACCAAAACCATCAgctccctcctcttctcttctcagcTCTCTTAGCTCGCAACACATTCCCTCTCCCTCACTCACTCTCGTGCCCAGCGCGTGCGTGAGTGCGTGGCGCCCCCAGTTTCAAACCTACACAGAAAAGCGCGCGGCGCCAAAGCCAAGTGGCAGGATGGTGAGCATGGTCGCCGACGAGAAGGCGCAGCCGCAGCTGCTGTCGAAGAAGGCCGCGTGCAACAGCCATGGCCAGGACTCGTCCTACTTCCTGGGGTGGGAGGAGTATGAGAAGAACCCCTACGATCCCGTGGCCAACCCGGGCGGCATCATCCAGATGGGCCTCGCCGAGAACCAGCTCTCGTTCGACCTGATCGAGGAGTGGCTGGAGGCCAACCCGGACGCGCTCgggctccgccgcggcggcgcctccgTCTTCCGGGAGCTCGCGCTCTTCCAGGACTACCACGGCATGCCGGCCTTCAAGAAT GCATTGGCGAGGTTCATGTCCGAGCAGCGGGGCTACCGGGTGGCCTTCGACCCCAGCAACATCGTGctcaccgccggcgccacctcgGCCAACGAGGCGCTCGTGTTCTGCCTCGCCGACCACGGAGACGCCTTTCTCATCCCCACGCCATACTACCCAGG ATTCGACCGCGACCTCAAGTGGCGCACCGGCGCCGAGATCGTCCCCGTGCACTGCACGAGCGCCAACGGCTTCCGGGTGACGCGCGCCGCGCTGGACGACGCGTACCGCCGCGCCCAGAAGCGGCGGCTGCGCGTCAAGGGCGTGCTCATCACCAACCCCTCCAACCCGCTGGGCACCACGTCCCCGCGCGCCGACCTCGAGCTGCTCGTCGACTTCGTGGCCGCCAAGGGCATCCACCTCGTCAGCGACGAGATTTACTCCGGCACGGCCTTCGCCGAGCCGGGCTTCGTCAGCGTCCTCGAGGtcgtggcggcgcgcgcggacGCGGCGGACGGCCTGTCTGAGCGCGTCCACGTCGTGTACAGCCTGTCCAAGGACCTGGGCCTCCCGGGCTTCCGCGTCGGCGCCATCTACTCCTCcaacgccgccgtcgtctccgccgccaccaagaTGTCCAGCTTCGGGCTCGTCTCCTCCCAGACGCAGCacctcctcgcctccctcctcgGCGACCGTGACTTCACCCGCCGGTACATCGCCGAGAACACGCGGCGGATCAAGGAGCGCCGGGACCAGCTCGCCGAGGGCCTGCGCGCGATCGGCATTGAGTGCCTGGAGAGCAACGCGGGGCTCTTCTGCTGGGTGCGGATGGGCAGCCTGATGCGGGCCCAGTCGTTCGAGGGCGAGATGGAGCTGTGGAAGAAGGTGGTGTTCGAGGTCGGGCTCAACATCTCCCCGGGCTCCTCCTGCCACTGCCGCGAGCCCGGGTGGTTCCGCGTCTGCTTCGCCAACATGTCCGCCAAGACCCTCGACGTCGCCCTCCAGCGCCTCGCCGACTTCGCCGAGGCCAACGGCAGCAAGGGCGGCGCCCCCACGCgccgcgtcctcgccggcggccccgCCAGGACCATGAGCTGCCCCGTCGTCCGCTTCAGCTGGGCCAACCGCCTCACCCCGGGCTCCGCCGACCGGAAGGCCGAGCggtag